The following coding sequences are from one Salvia hispanica cultivar TCC Black 2014 chromosome 3, UniMelb_Shisp_WGS_1.0, whole genome shotgun sequence window:
- the LOC125214612 gene encoding uncharacterized protein LOC125214612, with product MAEENGNTMNLDLNLGPVDNSSDGGGEPRSGTYVDLAMNLEDWLDSPVHRVREVVRQRNHRWRSFWRQLPIPSETRNLALELADGSAPQIGEGSVASEDRPIEVAKICETVAGSVEDEDLGKKKECAKSNGEEGSFFDCNICLDLAKDPVVTCCGHLFCWPCLYRWLYHHSDAKECPVCKGEVSTKNVTPIYGRGNIVRDQDLDSSLKIPVRPHARRIESWRQTIQRTATALTIPVEEMIRRLGSAFDVNQELAQIHSRHPDGLRDSPERSTALLNRFLTSRGMRRERTPTLPLDDVIDLTESSPPNYEMRERERERDSRRLTSLLLRRSSSHRTASLSNLTSAVNSAESLAAIESYFQNNAVERNPELPLPVVDDRDSVSSIAAVIHSESQTVDNAIEIDSTVALSTLSSRRRNDASRISDVDSGDSRAPRRRRLN from the coding sequence ATGGCGGAAGAGAATGGTAATACAATGAACCTCGATCTCAATTTGGGGCCAGTTGATAATTCTAGTGATGGTGGTGGTGAGCCTCGGTCGGGTACCTACGTGGACCTTGCAATGAACTTAGAGGATTGGTTAGACAGTCCAGTTCATCGCGTTAGGGAGGTCGTTAGGCAGAGAAATCATAGGTGGCGATCGTTTTGGAGGCAGCTCCCGATCCCCTCAGAAACAAGGAATCTTGCTTTGGAATTGGCTGATGGGAGTGCACCGCAGATTGGTGAGGGTAGTGTGGCGTCCGAGGATAGGCCTATTGAGGTAGCTAAGATATGTGAGACCGTGGCTGGTTCTGTCGAGGATGAGGATCTCGGTAAGAAGAAAGAATGTGCTAAGAGCAATGGTGAGGAAGGTAGTTTCTTTGATTGCAATATATGCTTAGATTTAGCCAAGGATCCCGTTGTCACTTGCTGCGGCCACTTGTTTTGCTGGCCATGTCTATACCGTTGGTTGTATCATCATTCTGATGCCAAGGAGTGTCCCGTTTGCAAGGGAGAGGTCTCCACTAAGAATGTGACGCCTATATATGGCCGTGGAAACATTGTCCGCGACCAAGATCTTGATTCTAGCCTCAAGATCCCTGTCAGGCCCCATGCCCGCCGGATCGAGAGCTGGAGGCAGACTATACAGAGGACTGCAACAGCCTTAACTATCCCTGTGGAGGAGATGATCAGGCGCCTCGGGAGCGCCTTTGACGTAAACCAGGAGCTAGCTCAGATACATTCCCGGCATCCTGATGGCCTCCGCGACTCCCCAGAGAGAAGCACGGCTTTGCTCAACCGGTTCTTGACTTCTAGAGGAATGCGCAGGGAAAGAACTCCGACGCTCCCACTTGATGACGTGATTGACCTAACGGAGAGCAGCCCTCCCAACTACgagatgagagagagggaaaggGAGAGGGATAGCCGTCGTCTCACATCATTGTTGCTTCGCAGATCAAGCTCCCATCGAACTGCTTCATTGTCTAACCTCACATCTGCAGTCAACTCAGCGGAGTCTCTTGCTGCCATTGAGTCGTATTTCCAGAACAATGCGGTGGAGAGGAACCCGGAGCTGCCCCTTCCGGTGGTGGATGATAGGGATTCTGTGTCCAGCATTGCTGCTGTGATACACTCTGAGAGCCAAACTGTGGACAATGCCATAGAAATCGATTCCACTGTGGCGCTCTCAACTTTGTCTTCGAGGAGGAGGAACGATGCTTCAAGAATCTCTGACGTTGACAGTGGAGATTCGCGCGCCCCACGGCGGAGGAGGCTCAACTGA